A window of Cohnella herbarum contains these coding sequences:
- a CDS encoding ribonuclease HII — protein MINRLQYESELWAQGLTAIAGVDEVGRGCLFGDVVAAAVILPVGLVLEEVNDSKQISEKKRDRLYDQILEEAIAWSVGRVDSTVIDTINIRQASRLAMKQAVQGLGVVPEYLLVDAESVDLNTRQTAIIRGDSLSQSIAAASIVAKVTRDRLCAEVWESLYPGYGIAVHKGYATKVHREALKELGPTPLHRRSFLKGLFAEQQKLF, from the coding sequence ATGATCAATCGTTTACAATATGAGAGCGAGCTTTGGGCTCAAGGGTTGACCGCGATCGCGGGAGTCGACGAGGTCGGGCGAGGCTGTTTGTTCGGGGACGTGGTAGCGGCGGCGGTCATATTGCCGGTCGGGCTCGTGTTGGAAGAGGTCAACGACTCGAAACAAATCAGCGAGAAAAAGCGGGACAGGCTGTATGACCAAATTCTCGAGGAAGCGATAGCTTGGTCCGTTGGTAGGGTCGATTCGACCGTCATCGATACGATCAATATCAGGCAAGCTTCGAGGCTGGCAATGAAACAAGCCGTGCAAGGGTTAGGCGTCGTACCGGAATATTTGTTGGTAGACGCGGAATCCGTCGATCTGAACACCCGGCAGACGGCGATCATTAGAGGAGATAGTTTAAGTCAATCTATCGCGGCCGCCTCCATCGTAGCGAAGGTAACACGGGACAGGCTATGCGCCGAAGTTTGGGAATCCTTGTATCCGGGATACGGGATCGCAGTACATAAAGGGTATGCGACAAAAGTTCACCGCGAGGCCTTAAAGGAATTGGGACCGACGCCTTTACACCGTCGAAGTTTCCTGAAGGGATTGTTCGCCGAGCAGCAGAAGCTATTCTGA
- the ltrA gene encoding group II intron reverse transcriptase/maturase — protein sequence METKLARIAEMAKADPKVRFTSIGHFMDAQALMESHEAMETGKATGIDGVTKESYEENLESNVTNLVGRLKLKSYRPQPARRTYIPKDEKSMRPLGIPAYEDKLVQHALKRVLNAIYEQDFMDFSYGFRPNRSMHDALKKLTEVIQYGKISYVVDADIRGFFNHVDHEWLMKFLELRIADPNIQRLVRRMLKAGIEEGGEFEPTEEGTPQGSVVSPILANVYLHYVLDTWFTVTVKKQCKGQAEIVRFADDFVCCFQYREDAERFYAALLLRLEKFKLKIAEEKTKIIAFGRSAEEESKREGGGKPKTFDFLGFTHYCSKSQKGAFRVKRKTSGKKFRQKVKAMKTWIRFNRHIQQQEFLKTIRSKLSGHYRYYGVTDNFSKMKSYYFQTINLMFKWLNRRSQRRSFTRERFYEIIKDFRLPKPRIYVNIYE from the coding sequence ATGGAAACGAAATTAGCAAGAATAGCAGAAATGGCCAAAGCCGACCCGAAAGTTAGATTCACGTCCATCGGACACTTCATGGATGCGCAAGCGTTAATGGAGAGTCACGAGGCGATGGAAACGGGAAAGGCAACGGGAATCGACGGCGTTACGAAAGAGAGCTATGAAGAGAATTTGGAGTCGAACGTAACGAATCTGGTGGGAAGACTGAAGCTGAAAAGCTACAGACCGCAACCGGCTAGAAGAACTTACATCCCGAAGGACGAGAAAAGCATGCGCCCGCTCGGCATACCCGCCTATGAGGATAAGCTTGTGCAACACGCGCTAAAGCGTGTGCTAAACGCTATCTACGAGCAAGATTTCATGGATTTCTCCTATGGATTCCGCCCAAATAGAAGCATGCACGATGCATTGAAGAAACTAACCGAGGTCATTCAGTACGGGAAGATTAGTTATGTGGTAGACGCGGATATTCGCGGATTCTTTAACCATGTCGACCATGAATGGTTGATGAAATTTCTCGAACTGAGGATTGCTGACCCAAACATCCAACGTCTTGTTAGACGCATGCTGAAAGCAGGTATAGAAGAGGGTGGCGAATTTGAACCAACGGAGGAAGGTACTCCACAAGGTTCGGTCGTGTCGCCGATACTTGCGAATGTCTATTTGCATTACGTGTTGGACACTTGGTTTACGGTCACGGTAAAGAAACAATGCAAAGGGCAAGCTGAAATCGTGCGGTTCGCGGATGATTTCGTATGCTGCTTCCAATACAGAGAAGATGCGGAGCGGTTCTATGCTGCACTTCTGCTCAGACTTGAGAAATTCAAACTGAAAATAGCGGAAGAGAAAACAAAAATCATCGCGTTTGGACGTTCTGCGGAGGAAGAGAGCAAGCGAGAGGGTGGGGGGAAGCCGAAAACATTCGACTTCCTAGGATTCACTCACTACTGCTCCAAGAGCCAAAAAGGCGCATTCCGAGTGAAACGAAAGACGAGCGGAAAGAAATTTAGGCAGAAGGTCAAAGCGATGAAGACTTGGATTCGGTTTAATCGGCATATACAGCAGCAGGAATTTCTGAAGACGATTCGATCTAAATTGTCGGGGCACTACCGGTATTACGGGGTTACGGACAACTTTAGCAAGATGAAATCCTACTATTTTCAGACGATAAACCTAATGTTTAAGTGGCTAAATCGTAGAAGTCAACGGCGGAGCTTCACAAGGGAAAGATTCTACGAAATTATAAAGGACTTCAGATTGCCCAAACCTCGTATATACGTCAATATCTACGAATGA
- a CDS encoding DUF4166 domain-containing protein, whose amino-acid sequence MRSIYEQVLGNDFHRLHPRIQERFGFKSSDRVASIGQGVMERIWYSKWATVPLFVGTFRHILFPQGGEKVPFTIGNYAYVDSFGRETVTWCRKFKFPNAIRSFDATMIYSPERQGIVDYLGTKQHLAVDLSISAMENGGIRIRSGEQRFYEKSVRFRFPAKLTGIADVCEWYDDGEGAYKISVAVNNPMIGPVFRYEGRFQARFQETDAGNIPLDVKPLREERRE is encoded by the coding sequence ATGAGATCGATTTACGAGCAAGTTCTCGGGAATGATTTTCATAGGCTGCATCCCCGAATTCAAGAACGTTTCGGATTCAAGAGCAGCGATCGGGTAGCATCGATCGGGCAAGGCGTGATGGAACGAATCTGGTATTCCAAATGGGCGACGGTTCCGCTGTTCGTAGGAACGTTCCGTCATATCCTTTTTCCGCAAGGCGGGGAAAAGGTCCCTTTTACGATCGGCAATTATGCCTACGTCGATTCATTCGGGCGCGAGACGGTAACCTGGTGCAGGAAATTCAAGTTTCCGAACGCTATCCGCAGCTTCGACGCCACGATGATCTATAGTCCGGAAAGGCAGGGCATCGTCGATTATTTGGGTACGAAGCAGCATCTTGCGGTCGACTTAAGCATTTCCGCCATGGAAAACGGAGGTATCCGAATTCGTTCGGGCGAGCAGCGGTTTTACGAGAAGAGCGTCCGGTTCCGGTTTCCGGCTAAACTGACGGGGATCGCCGACGTATGCGAATGGTATGACGACGGGGAAGGCGCCTACAAAATTTCCGTGGCGGTTAACAATCCGATGATCGGCCCTGTTTTCCGTTACGAAGGCCGATTTCAGGCGCGGTTCCAAGAAACCGATGCCGGAAACATTCCGTTGGATGTCAAACCTTTGCGCGAGGAGCGTCGCGAGTGA
- a CDS encoding DoxX-like family protein, translating to MKAKPIYVEIPMMTDMETLWEHTQKPELHQQWDLRFSEIKYLPRDENEETQKFLYRTRIGFGIDIAGTGVTKASTEGRNGQRTSALAFGSNEPISLIREGAGYWQYKLRTDGAGVVFITKYDYRTRFGLAGKWVDRWLFRPLFGYATAWSFDMLRLWVDKKISPAASLERAFTHYFALLLLVALWLYQGIVPKLMFPNAGEMELLRQTGWFKGMEEIALPVVGIAEIGFAILLCLKHRERWVFKLQAWALLGLGLAAIVGNPDLLQAPFNPLTLSIAMFGMGVLVSRTIRNLPDAGKCRRQPDES from the coding sequence ATGAAGGCTAAGCCCATCTATGTGGAAATCCCCATGATGACGGATATGGAAACGTTGTGGGAACATACGCAAAAGCCCGAGCTGCACCAGCAATGGGACTTGAGGTTTTCGGAAATAAAATATTTACCGCGCGATGAAAATGAGGAGACGCAAAAATTTCTGTATCGTACGAGAATAGGATTCGGAATCGATATTGCGGGCACGGGAGTCACGAAGGCATCGACCGAAGGACGGAACGGGCAAAGAACATCGGCTCTGGCTTTCGGTTCGAACGAGCCCATCTCGTTAATTCGCGAAGGGGCCGGCTATTGGCAGTACAAGCTGCGGACCGATGGAGCGGGCGTCGTCTTCATTACGAAATACGATTATCGTACGAGATTCGGCTTAGCCGGCAAATGGGTAGACCGATGGCTGTTCCGACCGTTATTCGGATATGCGACGGCGTGGAGCTTCGACATGCTGAGGTTGTGGGTGGACAAAAAGATTTCGCCCGCAGCGAGCTTGGAAAGGGCGTTTACCCATTACTTTGCTTTGCTCCTTCTTGTCGCGCTTTGGCTGTACCAAGGCATCGTACCGAAGCTCATGTTTCCGAATGCCGGCGAGATGGAGTTGCTTCGGCAGACGGGTTGGTTCAAGGGCATGGAGGAGATAGCGTTGCCGGTCGTTGGCATCGCGGAAATAGGCTTCGCTATTCTCCTTTGCTTGAAACACCGGGAGCGGTGGGTGTTCAAGCTACAGGCTTGGGCATTGCTAGGTCTCGGACTTGCGGCGATAGTCGGCAATCCGGACCTGTTGCAAGCCCCGTTTAATCCCTTAACGCTAAGTATAGCCATGTTCGGGATGGGGGTATTGGTCTCGAGAACGATACGGAATTTACCGGACGCGGGAAAATGTCGTCGACAACCGGACGAATCATAA
- a CDS encoding thiol-disulfide oxidoreductase DCC family protein produces MHETTNGRAEPIILLIDGQCNLCHWITRFVIKRDPTAKFRFASLQSDRGRMLLKSGKLSTTDLDTFVMIDNGRYYTKSSAALRVCRKIGGAWGLLYGGMVVPRAIRDKVYEFIARHRYRWFGYNESCLIPTENVRKRFVDDPEEAPGNEG; encoded by the coding sequence ATGCACGAGACAACGAACGGTCGAGCGGAGCCGATCATATTGCTGATCGACGGACAATGCAATCTGTGCCACTGGATTACCCGATTCGTCATCAAGCGGGATCCGACGGCCAAGTTTCGGTTTGCTTCGCTTCAATCCGATCGCGGACGAATGTTGTTGAAATCCGGGAAGTTATCGACGACGGATCTGGATACGTTCGTGATGATCGATAACGGTCGGTACTATACGAAATCCTCGGCCGCATTGCGCGTCTGCCGTAAGATCGGAGGCGCATGGGGGCTGTTATATGGCGGGATGGTCGTACCGAGAGCGATTCGCGATAAGGTATACGAGTTCATTGCCCGACATCGCTATCGCTGGTTCGGCTATAACGAAAGCTGTTTGATTCCGACGGAAAACGTGCGTAAACGATTTGTGGACGATCCTGAGGAGGCACCGGGAAATGAAGGCTAA
- a CDS encoding response regulator transcription factor, whose product MSKDEHIKVLLVEDDPDWIKAMTAFLNHEEDILVVGAAMQSEEAIRLARTLAFDVVLMDIQLTEGGMEGIYVAAEINDIHPAKIIMLTSVGDESVMTQAFTAGAVNYIEKTRFKEIPQAIRSAYHHPSAMDALLKEFARLKREEQLKELTPAEREVFELIESGYTQPQMEQKLHKTESTLKNQVNKILKKLGAKSSKEAVEKVRRKGLK is encoded by the coding sequence ATGTCGAAGGACGAGCATATCAAAGTATTGTTGGTGGAGGACGATCCGGACTGGATCAAAGCGATGACGGCGTTCTTGAATCATGAGGAGGACATTCTCGTCGTCGGCGCTGCGATGCAATCGGAAGAAGCTATCCGGTTAGCCCGGACGTTGGCGTTCGATGTCGTGCTAATGGACATTCAGTTGACGGAAGGCGGAATGGAAGGAATCTATGTTGCCGCCGAGATCAACGATATTCATCCCGCCAAAATCATCATGCTGACGTCGGTCGGCGACGAGAGCGTTATGACGCAGGCTTTTACGGCCGGAGCCGTTAACTATATCGAGAAGACGCGATTTAAAGAAATTCCTCAGGCGATTCGCAGCGCTTATCATCATCCGTCGGCGATGGATGCTTTGCTGAAGGAATTCGCAAGACTCAAGCGCGAAGAACAACTGAAGGAGTTGACGCCCGCGGAACGCGAAGTGTTCGAGCTCATCGAAAGCGGTTATACGCAACCGCAAATGGAGCAGAAGCTTCATAAGACGGAAAGTACGCTTAAAAACCAGGTAAACAAAATTTTGAAGAAGCTTGGGGCGAAGAGCAGCAAGGAAGCGGTAGAGAAGGTGCGGAGGAAAGGGTTGAAGTAA
- a CDS encoding sensor histidine kinase — translation MLYYFAALLAAALILIISNPQSEINRWAAIFLSFASIGGLSEEVRGAGYEGWANAIQFLNLTATPYAVLIFCIVYSGMPDKRNRLAQAWLKWVLLLPIALTAAMTPFEPAMKIDYGWLLVWAGPYYVAGCVLLVLSLARESNRSKRRNRLVTTLIVVPTLLAALAFIYVAGAFYPEFEFFEYVSYFLIYSFLLALLCVFVYGVLGVRLRIERDPLDDAMKVVSTGTRLLNHTLKNEIGKIAISAENLKRTTPPEDELSGQHLRIISESSDHMLAMVERIHSRTKDIVLTPKLSRLDRLAEQCVESCRPLLVEKEIAIEMAFEANPTLLCDPIHIKEAIGNLLSNAAEATQPGGIVRVTVRESAKGASLTVEDTGNGIDQEALTRVFEPFYSTKNNSRNFGLGLSYVYNVMRKSGGSVDVSSRVDVGTRFTLHFPKG, via the coding sequence ATGCTTTATTATTTCGCGGCGCTTCTTGCGGCCGCTCTGATCCTCATCATCAGCAACCCCCAAAGCGAGATTAACCGTTGGGCGGCGATATTCCTAAGCTTCGCTTCCATTGGAGGGTTGAGCGAAGAGGTCAGGGGAGCCGGATACGAAGGTTGGGCCAATGCGATTCAATTTCTGAATTTAACCGCGACTCCTTATGCGGTCTTGATTTTTTGCATCGTATATTCGGGTATGCCGGACAAAAGGAATCGGTTAGCGCAAGCGTGGCTAAAGTGGGTGTTGCTCTTGCCGATAGCCTTGACGGCAGCGATGACGCCGTTTGAACCCGCGATGAAGATCGACTACGGATGGCTGTTGGTTTGGGCGGGTCCTTATTATGTGGCAGGGTGCGTGTTGCTTGTCTTGTCGCTCGCAAGGGAGAGCAACCGAAGCAAGCGAAGGAACAGACTCGTGACGACGCTGATCGTCGTTCCGACCTTGCTCGCCGCGTTGGCGTTCATTTACGTTGCCGGGGCGTTCTATCCGGAATTCGAGTTTTTCGAATACGTGTCGTACTTCCTGATCTATTCCTTCCTGTTGGCACTTCTATGCGTCTTCGTCTACGGCGTGTTGGGCGTAAGGCTGAGGATCGAACGGGATCCGCTTGACGATGCGATGAAAGTCGTTAGCACGGGGACGCGATTGCTTAACCATACGCTGAAGAACGAAATCGGTAAGATCGCGATCAGCGCGGAAAACCTGAAAAGGACGACTCCGCCGGAGGACGAGCTTTCCGGTCAGCATTTGCGGATCATATCCGAATCTTCGGATCATATGCTTGCCATGGTCGAACGGATCCATAGCCGGACGAAGGATATCGTACTGACGCCAAAGCTTAGCAGATTGGATCGATTGGCGGAGCAATGCGTTGAAAGCTGTCGCCCGTTGCTCGTAGAGAAAGAAATCGCCATCGAGATGGCGTTCGAAGCGAATCCGACGCTCTTATGCGATCCTATACACATAAAGGAAGCGATCGGGAATCTGTTGTCGAACGCGGCGGAAGCAACGCAGCCTGGCGGGATCGTCCGCGTGACCGTCAGAGAGAGCGCTAAAGGAGCTAGCTTAACTGTAGAGGATACGGGGAATGGGATCGACCAGGAAGCGTTAACGCGCGTATTCGAGCCCTTCTACAGCACGAAAAACAACAGCCGTAATTTCGGATTGGGGTTATCTTATGTTTATAACGTCATGAGGAAAAGCGGAGGTTCGGTAGACGTCTCGAGCCGAGTAGACGTGGGGACGCGATTTACGTTACATTTTCCGAAGGGTTAG
- the ylqF gene encoding ribosome biogenesis GTPase YlqF translates to MTIQWFPGHMTRAKRQIEEKLKLIDVVFELLDARIPQSSRNPMVDEITSTKPRLVLLNKADLADADQTAEWSRYFRSQGLATHAIDANAGSGVKELASKAKELLQEKIQKQIDKGMKPRPIRALIVGIPNVGKSTLINRLAGRNIAVTGDRPGVTKGQQWIRFGGELELLDTPGILWPKFDDPVAGFRLAATGAIKEDVLHLDEVACFVLKVLVENYGSALSERYGLEGLPSELPDMQAAIQVLESIGKRRGCIVSGGHVDYEKAATLLLRDLRSGKLGRMTLESPEETNK, encoded by the coding sequence GTGACGATACAATGGTTTCCGGGGCATATGACCCGGGCGAAACGCCAAATCGAAGAGAAGCTAAAGCTCATCGACGTCGTATTCGAACTATTGGACGCCCGTATTCCGCAATCGAGCCGAAACCCGATGGTTGACGAAATCACGAGCACGAAACCTCGGCTCGTATTGCTCAATAAAGCGGATTTGGCGGACGCGGATCAGACCGCGGAATGGAGCCGTTATTTCCGCTCGCAAGGACTTGCGACGCACGCTATCGACGCGAACGCGGGATCGGGAGTGAAGGAACTCGCTAGCAAGGCCAAGGAATTGCTGCAGGAGAAAATCCAGAAGCAGATCGACAAAGGGATGAAGCCCCGGCCTATTCGCGCTTTGATCGTCGGGATTCCGAACGTAGGCAAGTCTACGTTGATTAACCGGTTGGCGGGTCGGAACATCGCCGTTACCGGGGATCGCCCGGGGGTGACGAAAGGCCAGCAATGGATTCGATTCGGCGGAGAATTAGAACTGCTCGATACGCCGGGTATTCTATGGCCGAAATTCGACGATCCCGTTGCGGGATTCCGATTGGCGGCAACGGGAGCGATCAAGGAAGATGTCCTTCATCTCGATGAAGTCGCATGTTTCGTCTTGAAGGTGCTCGTCGAAAATTACGGTTCCGCTTTATCGGAACGTTACGGCTTAGAGGGACTCCCTTCCGAATTGCCGGATATGCAAGCCGCGATCCAAGTGTTGGAAAGTATCGGCAAGCGCCGGGGTTGCATCGTAAGCGGAGGACATGTCGATTACGAGAAAGCGGCGACGTTGTTGTTGCGCGATCTCAGATCGGGCAAGCTTGGCCGCATGACGTTGGAAAGCCCTGAAGAAACGAACAAGTAA
- the lepB gene encoding signal peptidase I has protein sequence MDLNRNPKPNESAELETASASDEQAIREQQTEGSRAERPNGSEDGTSGSGRSNKPKKNRAGNELTEWIKALAIAGILVFVIRWFLLSPFIVDGQSMEPNFWDRERIIVNKILYEIREPKRGEVIVFHVPEQGRDFIKRVIGVPGDTVKVEGDNVYINGQQVDETYLKEAYEKAHAAGALYNENDGDRSNFPNITFPDGVVPEGTVFVMGDNRSNSEDSRMIGYIPQDRIVGRADLIFWPIKDFSLVNH, from the coding sequence ATGGACCTGAATCGAAATCCTAAACCAAACGAATCGGCCGAGCTTGAAACGGCATCGGCTTCCGATGAACAAGCGATTCGCGAGCAACAGACCGAGGGAAGTCGGGCGGAACGCCCGAATGGCTCAGAGGACGGAACTTCCGGATCCGGGAGATCGAACAAGCCCAAGAAAAATCGAGCCGGAAACGAATTGACGGAATGGATTAAAGCCTTGGCGATAGCGGGAATTCTTGTTTTCGTCATCAGATGGTTTCTGCTCAGTCCGTTTATCGTCGATGGTCAGTCCATGGAGCCTAACTTTTGGGATCGCGAACGCATCATCGTGAACAAAATCCTGTACGAAATTCGCGAGCCGAAACGCGGAGAGGTTATCGTATTCCATGTGCCGGAACAAGGACGGGATTTCATTAAACGGGTCATAGGCGTTCCTGGCGATACGGTCAAAGTCGAAGGCGACAACGTATACATAAACGGACAGCAAGTAGACGAGACTTACCTGAAGGAAGCCTATGAGAAAGCCCATGCGGCAGGCGCCTTGTATAACGAGAACGACGGCGATCGTTCCAACTTTCCGAACATCACCTTTCCCGACGGCGTAGTGCCGGAAGGAACCGTATTCGTTATGGGAGATAATCGTTCGAACAGCGAAGATAGCCGTATGATCGGGTACATTCCGCAGGATCGGATCGTTGGCCGGGCGGATTTGATCTTCTGGCCGATCAAAGATTTCAGCTTAGTGAATCATTAG
- the rplS gene encoding 50S ribosomal protein L19 — MSNLIQAITQEQLRKDVPNFRPGDTLKVHVKVVEGSRERVQLFEGVVIKRRGGGISETFTVRKISYGVGVERAFPVHSPRIEKIEVARRGKVRRAKLYYLRNLRGKAARIKEIR, encoded by the coding sequence ATGAGCAACCTAATTCAAGCGATCACGCAAGAGCAATTGCGCAAGGACGTACCTAATTTCCGTCCCGGCGATACGCTGAAAGTACACGTGAAAGTCGTCGAGGGTTCCCGTGAGCGCGTACAGCTGTTCGAAGGCGTTGTTATTAAACGTCGCGGCGGCGGAATCAGCGAAACTTTCACGGTTCGTAAAATTTCTTATGGCGTTGGCGTAGAACGTGCTTTCCCAGTACATTCCCCTCGCATCGAGAAAATCGAAGTGGCTCGCCGCGGTAAAGTTCGCCGCGCGAAACTGTACTACCTGCGCAACCTGCGCGGTAAGGCAGCACGGATCAAAGAAATTCGATAA
- the trmD gene encoding tRNA (guanosine(37)-N1)-methyltransferase TrmD — protein MRIDVLTLFPDMFTGVFGSSILGKARDKGIVSLNTVNFRDFSNNKHNTVDDMPYGGGGGMVLKAEPIFGAVEHLLEEQARLAMDTAVRKPRIVLMCPQGKPFSQEVAQELSEESHLIFVCGHYEGYDERIREYLVTDELSVGDYVLTGGELPAMVVVDAVVRLLPGVLGNEQSAVTDSFSDGLLEYPHYTRPAEFRGWKVPDTLLSGHHAEIVKWRRKQSLERTLVRRPELLERAELTPEERKWLKEKRIQLERATQSSK, from the coding sequence ATGCGCATTGATGTTTTAACGTTATTTCCGGACATGTTCACCGGCGTGTTCGGCTCGAGTATTCTGGGCAAAGCCCGCGATAAAGGAATCGTTTCGCTGAATACGGTCAACTTTCGCGATTTCTCGAACAATAAGCATAACACCGTCGATGATATGCCTTACGGGGGCGGCGGGGGGATGGTGCTCAAGGCCGAGCCGATCTTCGGCGCGGTAGAGCACTTGCTCGAGGAACAGGCACGGTTGGCCATGGATACGGCAGTCAGGAAACCCCGCATCGTGCTTATGTGCCCTCAAGGCAAGCCTTTCTCGCAGGAGGTTGCCCAGGAGTTATCGGAGGAATCCCACCTGATCTTCGTTTGCGGCCATTACGAGGGCTACGACGAGCGCATACGCGAATATTTGGTGACGGACGAGCTGTCGGTCGGCGATTACGTGTTAACGGGCGGCGAACTCCCGGCGATGGTCGTCGTCGATGCCGTCGTCAGGTTGCTTCCCGGCGTGCTCGGGAACGAACAATCCGCCGTTACCGATTCCTTTAGCGACGGCCTGCTCGAATATCCGCACTATACGCGCCCGGCCGAGTTCCGCGGCTGGAAAGTTCCCGATACGCTCTTATCCGGCCATCATGCGGAAATCGTGAAATGGCGCAGGAAACAATCGCTGGAGCGGACGTTGGTTCGTCGTCCCGAGCTGCTTGAACGGGCGGAACTGACGCCGGAAGAACGGAAATGGTTGAAGGAGAAGCGGATCCAGCTAGAGCGGGCAACGCAATCTTCGAAGTGA
- the rimM gene encoding ribosome maturation factor RimM (Essential for efficient processing of 16S rRNA) translates to MSDERLLNIGKIVNTHGIKGELKIYPQTDFPEVRFKVGNKLKMFPPDSGSPVEIEIVAAREQKTMYVVKIKGYDNINQVEKFKGWELKVTDDERVPLPEGEYYFRDIVGCEVVSDEGETLGTVTDILSPGANDVWVVKMAKGKELLLPVIDDVVLDVDVTARKIKVHLMEGLL, encoded by the coding sequence ATGTCCGACGAGCGATTGCTCAACATAGGTAAAATCGTGAACACTCACGGGATTAAAGGGGAGCTTAAAATATATCCCCAGACGGATTTCCCCGAGGTAAGGTTTAAGGTAGGGAACAAGCTGAAAATGTTTCCGCCGGATTCCGGGTCTCCGGTAGAGATCGAGATCGTGGCCGCGCGCGAGCAGAAAACGATGTATGTCGTTAAAATAAAGGGCTACGATAATATCAACCAAGTGGAGAAATTCAAGGGTTGGGAGCTCAAAGTGACGGACGACGAACGCGTACCGCTTCCCGAAGGGGAGTATTATTTCCGAGACATCGTAGGTTGCGAGGTCGTATCCGACGAGGGCGAGACGCTCGGTACCGTTACGGATATTTTGTCTCCGGGAGCGAATGACGTCTGGGTGGTGAAGATGGCGAAGGGCAAGGAGCTGCTGTTGCCCGTCATCGACGACGTCGTACTGGACGTGGACGTGACCGCCCGCAAAATCAAAGTGCACCTGATGGAAGGATTGCTCTAA
- a CDS encoding KH domain-containing protein: protein MEQLIRVIARALVDHPEDVQIQVKEDARGLVYELSVHPDDVGKVIGKQGRIAKALRTVVSSAAVKERKRVIVDIVSE, encoded by the coding sequence ATGGAACAATTGATTCGGGTTATTGCCCGAGCGTTGGTGGATCATCCGGAAGACGTGCAAATTCAGGTCAAGGAAGACGCGAGAGGCCTGGTGTACGAGCTTTCCGTTCATCCCGACGATGTCGGCAAAGTAATCGGCAAGCAGGGACGTATCGCGAAAGCGCTACGTACGGTAGTCTCTTCCGCTGCGGTTAAGGAGCGGAAGCGCGTCATCGTGGACATTGTCTCGGAATAA
- the rpsP gene encoding 30S ribosomal protein S16 yields the protein MSVRIRLKRIGAHKAPFYRVVVSDSRSPRDGRFIEEIGLYNPVAQPAQVQIDEEKALKWLQNGAQASDTVRNLLSKAGVLKKFHESKLQK from the coding sequence ATGTCAGTTCGCATTCGTTTGAAACGTATCGGTGCTCATAAAGCTCCGTTCTATCGCGTAGTCGTATCGGATTCCCGTTCCCCGCGCGATGGTCGTTTTATTGAAGAAATCGGCTTGTACAATCCGGTTGCACAACCGGCTCAAGTACAAATCGACGAGGAAAAAGCTTTGAAATGGCTGCAAAACGGCGCGCAAGCGTCCGATACCGTTCGCAACCTTCTGAGCAAAGCCGGCGTTTTGAAGAAATTCCACGAATCCAAGCTCCAGAAGTAA